The Nocardia vinacea genome contains the following window.
AAAGCCATCACCTACCAGGAATGGGATGTGAACCCGAAGGAGCGCAACCGTTCCCGCGACGCCGAACGCATCGTCACCGGCAGCGACGGTTCCGCCTGGTACACCAGTGACCACTACGAAACCTTCACGAGGATGCGCTGATGACAGTTCCGTTATCGCAGTTCCTTGCCCGCCCCGAGGCCCGGCGGTCCACCGACGCGCCCGCTTCGACGCCGCCCGCCGTAGTGGGTGCCCTACCCGTCGACGCCCCGACACTCAGCGGCGTGCGCTACGACGCACCCGTCGACTACGCGGTGCGTGAACTGCGCGGGCCCAAAATGCGCACCACCGCAGGCGTTTTCGACGAATTCGCGGCCGCGTTCCAATTCCCGTACTACTTCGGCGCGAACAAGGACGCTTTCGACGAATGTCTGCGCGATCTCGATGATTTCGTCGGCCCCGCCGCTGGATACGTTGCCGTGATCCGCGATTCGGCCGAGCTGCTGATCGACGAACTGGAAGAACGCACGTGGTTCACCGAAGCCATGCGCGAGGCCGCCGACTACTGGT
Protein-coding sequences here:
- a CDS encoding barstar family protein translates to MTVPLSQFLARPEARRSTDAPASTPPAVVGALPVDAPTLSGVRYDAPVDYAVRELRGPKMRTTAGVFDEFAAAFQFPYYFGANKDAFDECLRDLDDFVGPAAGYVAVIRDSAELLIDELEERTWFTEAMREAADYWSTKGLAFRVVLQGEPSDPEIVRLSP